From the genome of Streptomyces spinoverrucosus:
CATCGACACGCACGGCAACGCCCGGCTCTGCCAGGCGATGGACGACGTCGGCGCCGAGGTCATCGCCAAGGTGACGAACGTCCAGAACTGGACGTCCACCGTCCCCGAGGACTACAAGGACGCCCCGCGCTGCCGCAACGCCCTGTGGGCCACCGGGTCCAGCCGCAACTACGAAGACACCGGCCACCGGGCCGTACGGGAGTTCCGGGACGCCACCGAGGGACTGCCGGCGCACTCGCAGTGGCAGCTGGAGGGCTGGGCGGCGGCACAATGGTTCACGGACGCGGCGCGGTCCTGTGCCGACACGGGCATCACGCGCGCGTGCGTCGACGGCTTCGTGCGCCGCGGCGACGGCTACACCGCCGGCGGGCTGCTCCTCCCCGTCACGTTCGAACCGCTGCCCGAGCCGCCGAAAACCCGGCGGAACTGCCTGTCGGTGGCGCGCTGGCAGGACGGCGAAGGCTGGGTGACGCAGGGGGAGATGACCTCGAACTGCTTCGAGGTGCCGCAGCTGCCCTATGAGCCGTAGAACCCCTGCTTCACTCCCTGTTCAAACCTGATCCATTTGCTTGTTATGGCTACGTAATGACAATGTCATCAGTCGCGGACCCGGTCGAGGGTAAGTTCGAGCGTCCGGCTCCGGGACGATCACCGGCACCAGCCGGGTGACGCCGCCAGAGCAAGGAGATTTTCACGGTGCCCGTCCGCCACCTCGTGCATCCCACGCGGCCTGCTTCCGACGACCTCCCGGCCGTTCCGAAACGGAGCGAGGGTGCGGGACTGAGACTGGACATCCAGGGTTTGCGCGCGGTGGCCGTCTCGCTCGTGGTGCTCTCCCACGCCGGGGTGCCCTACGTGGCCGGTGGATACATCGGCGTGGACGTCTTCTTCGTCATCTCCGGGTTCCTCATCACCTCGCTGATGCTGCGCGAATGGAGCCGCGAGGGCCGGATCTCACTGGGCCGCTTCTACGCCCGCCGGGCGCTGCGCCTGCTGCCCGCCTCCACCCTCGTCGTCCTGGCGACGCTGGCGGGCTCCTGGCTCTTCCTGGGGCCGCTGCGCTTCGCGGACTACGCCAAGGACGCCATCGCCTCCGCCTGGTACGTCGTCAACTTCCGGCTGGCCGAGGCCGGGACCGACTACTTCAACACGGACGTGCCGCCCTCGCCGTTCCAGCACTTCTGGTCACTGGCGGTCGAGGAGCAGTTCTACCTGATCTGGCCTGTCCTGCTGATCGTCGCGCTCAAGCTCTTCCGGCGCCGGGCCCTGCTGGCGATTCCGCTGCTTGCCCTGGCCGCCGCCTCGTTCGCGGTGAACCTGCACCTGACCGAAAGCTCCCCCTCCTGGGCGTACTTCGGCTCGCAGGGTCGGCTCTGGGAGCTGGCGGTCGGCGCCCTGCTCGCCGTGGTGGCGCACCGGCTCGACGACATTCCGCGCCCGGTCGCGGCGGTCGTCAGCTGGGCGGGGCTCGCCGCCATCGGGTACGCGACGCTGGTCTTCGACGAGAGCACCCCGTTCCCCGGCCACAACGCGCTGATCCCGGTGCTCGGCGCCGCCGCCGTGCTGGCCTGCGGGTCGGCGGGCGGCCGCTGGGGCGCGGGCGCGCTGCTCTCACTGCGCCCGGCCGTGTGGATCGGCGGGATCTCGTACGCCTGGTACCTGTGGCACTGGCCGCTGATCCTGATCGTCCCGGCAGCCGCGGGCTTCGGCGAGCACGACGGGCCGCTCAGGCTGATCGCCGCGCTGTGCGGTGTCCCGCTGGCCTGGCTGACGCTGCACCTGGTCGAGAACCCGATGCGCTTCCACCGCGCTTTCAAGGCCCGGGCCGGCCGTGGACTCGCCCTGGGCCTCGGCCTGTCGGCGGTCGCGGCCGCGGCCGCGCTGGTCGCCGTGCAGTTCCCGCCGGGCCTGGCCTCGGGCGGGACACGGCAGGACACCAAGGAGACGCTCGCCGCCGCGTCCGACCCGCGCACCGCGCTGACCGAGCTGCTGGAACAGCCGGTGGACGAGGTCCCGGCCAACCTCGAGCCGAGCATGCGGGACACCGCCTACGAGCGCTCCGAGGTGTACACCGACGGCTGTGCCCTGGCGATCCCTCAGTCGGTACAGAAGCATCCCTGTCTGTACGGCGACACCGATGCCGGCCGTACGGTGGTCCTGTTCGGCGACTCGCATGCCGCGCAGTGGTTCCCGGCGTTGGACTCGATCGCCCGCAAGCACCACTGGCGGCTGTACTCGTACACCAAGAACGCCTGCAAGATCACCCAGATCACCACAAGGGCCGAGAACGGCGGCCCCTACGCCGCCTGCGACAAGTGGCGGGCGGCGACGATCGACCGGATCCGGGAACTGGAGCCCGACCTCGTCATCACCGCGAACGCCAACTCGGGCTGGCTGTACGGCGGCGGCAGCCTGCCGAAGGCGTGGGGCGAGGGCCAGGTCGAGACCTACCGGATGCTGCGGCAGGGCAGTACCCGGGTGCTGACGCTGCTGGACAGCCCTGGCCGAAGAACAACGCGGTGGACTGCGCGGTGTCCAACCCGGAGAACCTGAGCTCGTGTGCCCGTGACCGCTCCGAGGCCGACAAGAACGCCGCCGTCACCAGCGCGATCAAGGCGGCGGCGAAGGCCGAGAACGTGCCGGTGGTCGACCCCACCCCCTGGGTCTGCGCGCCCTCCGGCACCTGCCCGGTCCTCGTGGGCAACACCATGGTCTACCGAGACGCCGGTCACCTCGCCGACGACTACGTCGAGGCGCTCACCCCGGTGCTGGAGGACGAACTGCTGGGACTGGTCGGCGCGGACCTGAGCCGGCGTCCCAGTAGGTGATACTCGAGCCCGTGCTCGAAACCTCCGCCCGCCTCCTGCGCCTGCTGTCCCTGCTCCAGGCCCACCGTGAGTGGTCCGGCGCCGAGCTGGCCGAACGCCTCGGTGTCACCCCGCGCACCGTGCGCCGGGACGTCGAACGGCTGCGCGAGCTCGGCTACCCGGTCAACGCCAGCCCCGGCACCGGCGGCGGCTACCAGCTGGGCGCGGGCGCCGAGTTGCCGCCGCTGCTGCTGGACGACGACGAGGCCGTCGCGGTCGCCGTCGGCCTGCGCACGGCCGCCGGGCAGGGCATCGAGGGCATCGGCGAGTCCTCCGTGCGGGCGCTGTCCAAGCTGGAGCAGGTGCTGCCGAACCGGCTGCGCCGCAGGGTCGGCACGCTCAACGCCTTCACGGTGCCGATGCTCAGGGGGCCGCAGGCCGTTGTCGACCCGGCCCTGCTGACCGAGTTGGCGGGACTGTGCCGGGACGCCGAGCGGCTGCGCTTCGAGTACCTCGACCACGAGGGTGCCGCCAGCCGCCGTACCGTCGAACCGCACCGCCTGGTGTGCACCGAGCGCCGCTGGTACCTGGTCGCCTGGGACCTCGACCGGGGCGACTGGCGGACGTTCCGCGTCGATCGCATCACCCCCAGGCCGCCGCACGGCCCGCGATTCACCCCGCGTACGCCGCCCGCCGAGGACCTGGCCGCGTACGTCTCGGACGGAGTCTCCCGGCGCGTGTACGCCACGCACGCCGTCGTCCGGCTGCTGGTGCCCCTGGAGGAGGCCGCCGCCCACATCTCGCCGTCCGACGGGACGCTGGAGCCCGACGGCGACGACGCCTGCATCCTGCGCACCGGGGCGGGGAGCCTGGACGTGATGGTCATTCACGTGACGCTGCTGGGCTTCGAATTCGAGGTGCTGGAGCCGCCCGAGCTGACCGAGGCGATCACGGCCGCCCGGGACCGACTGAGCCGGGCTCTGGAACGCCGGGCTCCCGAACGACATGGCGCTCCGCGTACTCCGGGTGGTGCAGGTCGAACGCCGGGGAGTCGGAGCGGTCGCGAACATGTGGTGCGCCCACACCACCCCCATGCCGCGCCATGATGCTCGCGCGGCCGCGGTGACGACAGAGGGCGTACGGGGATTCTGTGCCGGATGCGTGCATTTCCTGTGCGTTTCCTGCATCTCGCGAGCCCGTCCGGAATGGGAAGGAAAAGGCGTCCGGCGACAGTTCTGTGCGGGCTTTCCGGCGGGCAATTCGGAGCGCCGCGCCGCCGCGCGGGAATTGCGTTCGAATACGTCCGTATGGTGCACGGAACCGTCCATCCGTGTGACGGAGTTCCACTGAAACGCGTGTCGTGATCCTGTGACAGAAGTGTGACCGGAGAGGGATCGGTGACCGCCCGTGCACGGCTTCCACTTCCCCGTCCGCCGCCCAGCGCCTAGCGTGGCGGCATGGCACCGTTCTCGACATCCGAACCCGATGACGACCCCGAGACCTACGTCGGCCTCGCCCAGGCCGACGCCGAGGAACGCGCGCGTGGACACGGCTGGACGACTGTGCGTTCGCTGGCGCCGGGGACGATCATCACGATGGAGTACCGGGCCGGTCGGCTGAACTTCGAGGTCAAGGACGGCACGGTGACACGGGCCTGGAAGGGCTGACCGAAGGCGACGCGGCGAAAGGCCCCGGTTCCTGGAGTGGGAACCGGGGCCTTCGCCGTGCGTCCGTGCTGGTCAGCCGCCCGTGAGCGGGCGGGCCGCCGGGGCCGAGCCGCGCGTGACGCGCTCGGGGTACGGCGGACGGCGGCTGCCGGCCGGGGTGACCGGTGTGCGCTCCGCGCGGGTGGTGTGCGGGCCCGGCGCCAGGTAGACCGGCGCACGCGGGGCGCGGGCCGCCGACTGGGAGACGGTCTCGCGCGACGAGACGGTTTCGCGCGACGGCACCTCCTCCGCGGCCGCCGCCAGCGGGGTGACCGCGACCGGCGCCGCGGCCGGTACCGGCGTGGCCTGCGGCGTCGTACGGCTCGCGCCCGCGAGCCAGCGCTCGCGCAGGTCCAGCAGCCAGGCCTCGGCGCGGGCGATCGGCGGCTCGAACCACGGCAGCCCCAGCAGGATCAGCAGACCCGCCGCCCAGCCCAGCAGCACATCGCTCAGCCAGTGCGTACCGAGGTACACCGTGGTCAGGCCGACGCTGAGCGACAGCACGGCCGACAGGGCCGACAGCCAGCGCCGGGCCCGCGGCGAGGTGGCCAGGTAGGCGAGGATGCCCCAGGTCACGACGGCGTTCGCGGTGTGTCCGGAGGGAAATATGTCACTGCCGGCCTGGAACCAGTGCCACATCTCGTTGGAGCCGACCTCGGTCGCGTAGTGCGGGCCCGAGCGGCCCAGGCCGTACTTCACGGCGCCCACGCTCACGTTCAGCAACAGCAGCGCCGCACCGAAGGCCAGCAGCGGCCGCAGGGTGTGCTGCCGCCAGGAGCGCCAGCCGAGCCAGGCGGCGACCATCACGGCGGTCGGCCCGCGCTGGCCCAGGACCACCCAGTAGTCCAGGAAGGCGTGGATCTCGGGCCACTGCTGGTACGGCCGGAAGAGCATCGCCTGCCAGTCGAAACGGACCAGCCACGAGGTGGTCACCACGGCCAGGACGATGGTCAGGTAGAAGGCGAGCGTCGCGCCGAAGAGCACCACCCGGTGCCGCGTCATACGCGGCACGTCGAGGACCGGCCGCTCGGGTTCACGGTCCAGCCGGGCGAAGATCCGGTCGAGCCGGGTCAGCTTTGGTTCGGTACGCACGCAATCGACGTTACAGCGAGTGAGCTCTGTTCCCCGCCGAATCACCGGGGTTGTAATGACGATGTGATGTGGGATTGCTCTCAGGAACGGTTTATTTCCAAGGAATCCGGCAATAGGCGGCGCCCCTTCCCTTCAATTCCTTTGATCATTCCAAGGGTAGTGTTTTGGCCCGCTTATGGAATCGTTCACCCGATCAAGGGGTGCAATTCTCCGCTTGCTCATCCGGCGCCCGAAGCGGTCACGGCGGGCCGGAGCCGTTCAGCCAGAACGCCCCGTACACCGCCGACCCCACCGCGACAGCACCCACGACCAGCGCGGACGTGGTGGTGTGCAGCCGGGAGAGGGCGAGGGCGAGGGGCAGCAGCAGCGGGAACGCCGGGAGCAGCAGGCGCGGTTTCGAGCCGAAGTAACTCGACGCGCACAGTGCGAGGGCGGTGACTACCCCCGCGTACACCAGGAGCGGAAGCGGCTGACGCTGCCGGACACAGACGATGTACAGCCAGATCACCAGGGCCACTCCGGTGACGAGCCCCAGGCCGGCCAGGGCCGACGGAAACGACGTGAACTTTTCGGCGACGAAGCGGGCGAAGGCGTACCCGCCGTCGAAGCCGTTGCGCCAGCCCGCCTGGACGTCGAGATAGCCGAGCGGACCCCTGCCGGTGTGATGGCCGACCCACAGGACGTACCCGGCGGCGCCGAGGGGGGCGAGGAGCATGCCGAGGGCGCGCCGCCAGGCCGGTGCGCCGTCGTGGTCCGGGTGCCGGGTGAGTAAGGGGGCGTGTTCGGCCGGGTGCGCGCCGGGGGTGGGCGTCGTGCTGCGGTGGTGCGCGGACGGAGCAGTGCCAAGGCGCCGGTCCCGTACGAACGCGGCGATGCCGGCCGCCCACACCGCCGCGACCACCGCCAGCCCCACGGGCCGGGTCAGACCCGCCAGCAGCGCCAGCGTGCCCGCGGTGAGCCAGCGGCCGGTGAGGACCGCGTACAGCGACCAGGCGGCCAGCGCGGTGAACAGGGACTCGCTGTACGCCATCGACTGCACGATCCCCACCGGCAGCACGGCCCACAGCAGCACCGCGCAGAGGCCCGCCCGTCGCCCGTACAGACGGTCGGCGACCGCGAAGATCCCCCAGGCCGCGGCGAGCGAGGCGAGCAGGCTGACGACGAAGCCGGCGTCGGCGTACGACAGCGGGCTCACCGCCTGCAGCAGCCGCTCCAGCCAGGGCAGCAGCGGGAAGAAGGCGAGGTTGGAGTGCACGTCGCCGTTCGGCAGGCGCACCTCGTAGCCGTAGCCCAGCTCGGCGACCCTGGTGTACCAGAGGGAGTCCCAGCGGGCGGTCAGCAGCGTGTACGCGCTCTTGTCGCGCGCGGCACTCCACACGGCCAGTACGAGCAGGCCGAGGGCGCGGACGGCCGCGTACCCGAGCAGGGCGGGGGCCGCCCTCCTGACACCCGGGGACGCCACGCGTGTTTCAAGATCGGTCACGGGCTCGATTATCGACGGCGTGCGCAACCGGGCCGCCGGACCCGGCGTGGTGGAAGGGGAAGGTAGTGGCACACGCCACACTGTTCCGCCATTCGTATGAGAGGTCCGCCACGCGACCCCGGCGGGAACTCGCGTACGCTGACGTGTCACTCGCCAGTCGTTGCGCGGGCCGGAGACCACCGCTCCTCTCCGGCCGAGTCGCGGGAGGTCCCCCGCCCCCGTGAGCCCGCCGAACGCGAGGGAACATCTGGGAGGTACGTACATGTCCGGGACGACCACGGCCGCCGTCGGGCTGCGCCGTCGGGCGGCCGGGGCCGGTGCCAACCGCTGGGTCGTTCTCGTCGTCCTCTGCACCAGCCTGCTGCTGGTCGCGGTCGACGCGACCGTGCTGCACGTGGCGGTGCCCGCCGTCACCGAGGACCTCAAGCCCAGCGCGATAGAGCTGCTCTGGATCGTCGACACCTACCCGCTCGTCTGCGCCTCGCTGCTGATCCTCTTCGGCACCCTCGGTGACCGGGTGGGCCGCAGACGGATCCTGCTGCTCGGATACGCCCTCTTCGGCGTCGCCTCTGCCCTGGCGGCCGTCGCTCAGGATCCGCAGCTGCTGATCCTGGCGCGGGCGCTGCTCGGTGTCGGCGGCGCGATGATCATGCCCGCGACGCTGTCGATCCTGCGGCAGGTCTTTCCGGACCGGCGTGAGCGGGCGCTCGCGATCGGCGTCTGGAGTGCGGTGGCCGCGGTCGGCGCGGCGGTCGGCCCGCTGCTCGGCGGCTTCTTGCTGGAGCACTTCTGGTGGGGGTCGGTGTTCCTCGTCAACATCCCGTTGATGCTGGTCAGCCTGCCGGTGGGGCGACTTCTGCTGCCCGAGTCGACGGGGAGCGAGGACGGGCCCTGGGACGTGGTCGGTGCGCTGATGGCCGCGGGCGGGCTGTTCGGAGTGGTGCTCGGGGTCAAGCGCCTGGGCGGCGGGGAACCGGCCGGGAGCGTGCTCACCGTGGTGCCGCTCGTGGCCGGTGCGGTGCTGCTCGCGCTGTTCGTACGGCGTCAGCGGCGGCGCAAGCATCCCCTGGTGGACCTGCGGATGTTCGCGCGGCCGGCGTTCAGTACGTCGGTCGGGTGCATCGTGCTGGCGATGCTCGCCCTGGTGGGGCTGGAGCTGATCGCTGCGCAGTATCTGCAGCTGGTGCTCGGGCTGTCGCCGCTGGAGACGGGGCTCAGGCTGCTGCCGCTGACCGTGGCGGCGATGGCGGCGGGGCTGTTCGGGGCGCGGATGCTGCGGCGGTTCGGGCCCCGGCGGATGGTCTGCGCGGGATTCTGTCTGACCGCGCTGGCGGTCGTGCTGCTCACGGCGCTGGGGCGGGAGGACAACGCTCCGTTGATGCTGGCCGGGTTCGTGCTGCTGGGGTTCGGGCTGGAGACGACGCTGTTCGGGGCGTACGAGTCCATGCTGAGCGAGGCGCCGTCGGAGCAGGCGGGGGGTGCGGCGGCGATCGGTGAGACCTCGTACCAGCTGGGGGCGGGGATCGGGATCGCGCTGCTGGGGACTGTGATGAACGCGGCGTATACGCCTGGGTTGTCCTCCGTGCCCGGTGTGCCGGCGTCGGCTTCGGCTGCTGCTGGGCATTCGCTGGGGGAGGCGTATGACGTGGCCGGGGAGCTCGGGGGGTCGGCGGGGGTTGCTCTGCGGCGGGCTGCTCGGGACTGTTTTGTGCATGGGCTGCATGTGACGTTGCTGGTGAGTGCGGGGCTGCTGCTTTTGGGTGCGGTTATGGCGCTGCGGTTGCCTCGGGTGATGCAGTGTGAGGCTGACGTTGCCTTGGAGGTGCCGTCGCCTCGTGCCGGCGTCGGGTCTCCGACCCACGCACCACCCGTGCGGGTTCGTTGAGGGGTGGGCGTCGCCTGTGGGGGTGATCGCCGTCGGCGGCCGCGGGTGGTTGCCTCGCGGGTTCCCGCGTCGTAGCGTCACCCCCAGTCCGTGACTAGCGGTGCTAGTTTGAGTCGTCGGAGGGTGTCCGTGGCCTCGAAGTTGCCCCCCTTTGATCCGTCGGATCCGCTCGGGATCGACGAGCTGCTGGAGCCCGAGGATCTCGCCGTTCGGGAGACCGTGCGCCGGTGGGCGGCGGAGCGGGTGTTGCCCTACGTCGCCGAGTGGTACGAGGCGGGCGAGCTGCCGGGGATCCGGGAGCTGGCCGGGGAGCTCGGCCGGATCGGGGCCCTCGGGATGTCGCTCAGCGGGTACGGGTGCGCGGGGGCCAGTGCCGTGCAGTACGGGCTCGCCTGTCTGGAGCTGGAGGCCGCCGACTCCGGGATCCGGTCGCTGGTGTCCGTGCAGGGGTCGCTGGCCATGTACGCCATCCATCGGTTCGGCTCCGAGGAGCAGAAGCAGCGGTGGCTGCCGGCCATGGCCGCCGGGGAGGTCATCGGGTGCTTCGGGCTGACCGAGCCCGACCACGGGTCCGACCCGGCCTCCATGCGGACGTACGCCAAGCGGGACGGCGGCGACTGGGTGCTGAGCGGGCGCAAGATGTGGATCACCAACGGGTCCGTGGCCGGGGTGGCCGTGGTGTGGGCGCAGACCGAGGAGGGGATTCGTGGGTTCGTCGTGCCCACCGACGTCCCCGGGTTCTCGGCGCCCGAGATCAAGCACAAGTGGTCGTTGCGGGCGAGTGTCACCAGCGAACTGGTGCTTGATGACGTGCGGTTGCCCGCCGATGCCGTATTGCCGGAGGTGATCGGGCTGCGCGGTCCGCTCAGCTGTCTGTCGCACGCGCGGTACGGGATCGTGTGGGGGGCCATGGGCGCGGCTCGGGCCTGTTTCGAGGCCGCTGTCGACTACGCGAAGACCCGGGAGCAGTTCGGGCGGCCCATCGGGGGATTCCAGCTCACCCAGGCCAAGCTCGCCGACATGGCGGTCGAACTGCACAAGGGGATTCTGCTCGCCCATCATCTCGGGCGGCGGATGGACGCCGGGCGGCTGCGGCCGGAGCAGGTCAGCTTCGGCAAGCTCAACAACGTACGGGAGGCCATCGAGATCTGCCGTACGGCCCGGACGATCCTCGGTGCCAACGGGATCTCACTGGAATACCCGGTGATGCGGCACGCGACCAATCTGGAGTCGGTGCTCACCTATGAGGGCACCGTCGAGATGCATCAGCTCGTGCTGGGCAAGGCGCTCACCGGACTCGATGCCTTCCGGTAGCCCGCGCGCGGGGGCGGCTTCCGGTGAGCGGCCCTGCCTCAGCTCTGGTTGAAGAATCCGTCCGTTCGGTGGGCGGCCGGCTCCCCGCTGATGATCTCCGTGTCGGCGGGGGTCAGCAGGAACACCCGGTTGGACACGCGGTCGATCGAACCGCGCAGCCCGAAGATCAGGCCGGCCGCGAAGTCCACCACACGCTTGGCGTCGGCGGCCTCCATGGCCGTCAGGTTCATGATGACCGGGACGCCGTCCCGGAACAGCTCGCCGATGGCACGGGCGTCCCGGAAGCTGTCCGGGGTCACCGTGGCGATCCGGCGCTCCTTCTGCTCGGCCGTGTCCGCGGCCACCTTCACCCGCGGGTCCGTGACCCAGGCGTCGCCGGACTCGGTCCCCTCGGAGTACTCGTCGTCGTAGTAACGCTCGTCATCGTTGTCGTCGACGAGGCCGAGCCACGCACTCGCCTTGCGCACCGATCCCATGGACGCCTCCTCTCACAGCGGTCTTTTTTGCTTTCCGCATCCCTATGGTCATCCATGATGCGGACGGCGCGCCAAGTGGATAGACGCCGCGCGGGGGGTTTGTGACGGTACTGGTGCACGGCGGATACGTCGAGAGCCCGGATACCCCAAGGGTGTTGCCATACACAGCTGCTGACTGTGAGTGAAATATGATTCTTCCTGGCGTACGGGTGAGCGGCGGGGCGTACGGGTGAACCGTGACGGTCAAGCCGATGTGAAAATCAGTCGATACGACGCCGATCTGACGTCAATCTGACGTCGATCCGGGAAGGTGTTCGACGGCGATACGATGCGGCCGCTCAACAACGCGTGTATCACGGGGGATCGTCGTGTTCGGAATCGTCAGGCCGTGCCGGCATCGGCTGGGGGAGCGGCTCAGAAACGAGTGGATGGCGCATTTGTGCGGGCTGTGTCTCGCCCTGCGCGGCGACCACGGGCAGTTCGCGCGGGTGGTCACCAATTACGACGGGCTGCTGGTCTCCGTTTTGACGGAGGCTCAGGCCGAACGCACCGGGCGGGACGGATGGCGGCGTACGGCCGGGCCGTGCCCGTTGCGCGGGATGCGGACCGCGTCCGTCGCGCGGGGTGAGGGTGCGCGGCTGGCGGCCGCCGTCTCGCTCGTGCTCGCCTCGGCCAAGGTGCGCGACCATGTGGCCGACGGGGACGGGCTGCTGGCCCGGCGCCCCGTGGCGCTCGCCGCGCGCCGGGTCGCGGACAGCTGGGGGCGCGCGGGGGCCCGTGGCGGGGCGGTCGTCGGCTTCGACACGGCGCTGCTGGTCGACGCCGTGGACCGGCAGGCCGGCATCGAGGCGCTCGCCGGGCCCGGTACGCCGGTCCTCGCGGTCACCGAGCCGACCGAGACCGCGACCGCCGCCGCCTTCGCGCACACCGCTGTCCTGGCCGGACGGCCGGCCAACGCCGAGCCGCTCGCCGAGGCCGGGCGGCTGTTCGGACGGCTGGCGCATCTGCTGGACGCCGTGGAGGACCGGGAGGCCGACGCCGCATCGGGTGCCTGGAACCCGCTCGCCGCGACCGGGACCTCCGTGCCGGAGGCGCGGCGGCTGGCCGACGACGCCGTGCACGGGATTCGGCTCGCGCTGCGCGAGGTGGAGTTCTCGGACGGGCGGCTGGCGCACCGGCTGCTCGTGCATGAGCTGCCCGCCTCGGTCGACCGTGCCTTCGGCACCGCCTCCTGCGGGCATCGGCCCGAACTCGCCGGGCCCTACGCGCCGCCCGGCGGACCGGCAGGTCCGGGCGCGCCGCTGCCGCCCGGGCCGCCGCGCCGCGACCGGCGCGGTCTGTTCGCCGGGTGCGCCGTGTGGCTGGGGCTGGCCTGTACGTGCCAGTTGTGCTGTGGCACCTACGAGGACCCGTGGACGCGGGAGCGGAAGCAGGGGCCTTGCGACAGCTGCGACTGCGCCGACTGCGGCTGCAACTGCTGTGACTGCTGCGACAGCTGTGGGTGCGATGGGTGCGACTGCGGGTGCAACTGCTGAGGGGGCGTCAGCGCCGCCTGGCTCGACGCCCATCCGGAGGGCGACTTCCGGACATGCCGGGTCGTGGGTGGCCGACGATGCCGCGGTGGCCCGCGGGCGGCCGCGGGTCGGCTGTGGCCTGTCGTGCTCAAGCGGCGGAGCGGCCTGTCGATACGGCCCGCGTCCCTCAGGGGCGTTGGTGCAGGCTCGGCCATTCCGCACAGTTGGTTCAAAACTTGACGGCCGAAAGGCGCCCTTGCGCCCGTCGGTCGCGCGGCCGAATACTCCCCCTCAGCGCTTGTCAGGGGCACGACGCGTTCGGAATCCGGACGACAGTGCCACTGGCTGCGCCTCACGGGCCCCGACCCCACGCGGGCCCCCCGACTTCCCATGTGGAGGAACGAAAAAGTGAGGATCAAGCGCACCACCCCCCGCAGCGGAATCGCGAGACGGACCCGGCTGATCGCCGTTGCCTCCGGCCTCGCGGCCGCAGCCGCGTTCGCGGTCCCCAGCGCCAACGCGTCCGACGTCACCACGTTCAGCGCCAACGAGCTGAAGAGCGCCGGCAACGCGGTGCTCAAGGCCGACGTCCCGGGCACCGCCTGGGCCGTCGACAGCAAGACCAACCGCGTGCTGCTCACCGTCGACAGCACGGTCTCCCAGGCGGAGATTGCGAAGATCAAGGAACAGGCCGGGGTCAACGCCGACGCGCTCACGATCAAGCGCACCCCCGGCAAGTTCAGCAAGTTCATCCAGGGCGGCGACGCCATCTATGCGAGTAGCTGGCGCTGCTCGCTGGGCTTCAACGTCCAGGACAGCAGCGGCAACCAGTACTTCCTGACCGCCGGTCACTGCACCGACGGCGCCGGCACCTGGTACTCCAACTCCGGCCGTACCCAGGTCATCGGCTCGACCGCCGGGTCCAGCTTCCCGACCAACGACTACGGCATCGTGCGCTACAGCGGGTCCGTCAGCCGGCCCGGCACCGCCAACGGCGTGGACATCACCCGCGCGGCCACCCCGAGCGTGGGCACCACCGTCATCCGTGACGGCTCCACCACCGGTACGCACAGCGGCCGGGTCACCGCCCTGAACGCGACCGTCAACTACGGCGGCGGCGACATCGTCTACGGCATGATCCAGACCAACGTCTGCGCCGAGCCCGGTGACTCCGGCGGTTCGCTCTACGGCAGCAACGGCACCGCGTACGGTCTGACCTCCGGCGGCAGCGGCAACTGCACCTCCGGTGGTACGACGTTCTTCCAGCCTGTTACCGAGGCGCTGAGCGCGTATGGCGTGAGCGTGTACTGAGCGCCGCGTCGGTGAGGGCTGTGGGC
Proteins encoded in this window:
- a CDS encoding SGNH hydrolase domain-containing protein, with the translated sequence MSNPENLSSCARDRSEADKNAAVTSAIKAAAKAENVPVVDPTPWVCAPSGTCPVLVGNTMVYRDAGHLADDYVEALTPVLEDELLGLVGADLSRRPSR
- a CDS encoding phosphatase PAP2 family protein — translated: MRTEPKLTRLDRIFARLDREPERPVLDVPRMTRHRVVLFGATLAFYLTIVLAVVTTSWLVRFDWQAMLFRPYQQWPEIHAFLDYWVVLGQRGPTAVMVAAWLGWRSWRQHTLRPLLAFGAALLLLNVSVGAVKYGLGRSGPHYATEVGSNEMWHWFQAGSDIFPSGHTANAVVTWGILAYLATSPRARRWLSALSAVLSLSVGLTTVYLGTHWLSDVLLGWAAGLLILLGLPWFEPPIARAEAWLLDLRERWLAGASRTTPQATPVPAAAPVAVTPLAAAAEEVPSRETVSSRETVSQSAARAPRAPVYLAPGPHTTRAERTPVTPAGSRRPPYPERVTRGSAPAARPLTGG
- a CDS encoding acyltransferase family protein, which produces MAVSLVVLSHAGVPYVAGGYIGVDVFFVISGFLITSLMLREWSREGRISLGRFYARRALRLLPASTLVVLATLAGSWLFLGPLRFADYAKDAIASAWYVVNFRLAEAGTDYFNTDVPPSPFQHFWSLAVEEQFYLIWPVLLIVALKLFRRRALLAIPLLALAAASFAVNLHLTESSPSWAYFGSQGRLWELAVGALLAVVAHRLDDIPRPVAAVVSWAGLAAIGYATLVFDESTPFPGHNALIPVLGAAAVLACGSAGGRWGAGALLSLRPAVWIGGISYAWYLWHWPLILIVPAAAGFGEHDGPLRLIAALCGVPLAWLTLHLVENPMRFHRAFKARAGRGLALGLGLSAVAAAAALVAVQFPPGLASGGTRQDTKETLAAASDPRTALTELLEQPVDEVPANLEPSMRDTAYERSEVYTDGCALAIPQSVQKHPCLYGDTDAGRTVVLFGDSHAAQWFPALDSIARKHHWRLYSYTKNACKITQITTRAENGGPYAACDKWRAATIDRIRELEPDLVITANANSGWLYGGGSLPKAWGEGQVETYRMLRQGSTRVLTLLDSPGRRTTRWTARCPTRRT
- a CDS encoding helix-turn-helix transcriptional regulator; protein product: MLETSARLLRLLSLLQAHREWSGAELAERLGVTPRTVRRDVERLRELGYPVNASPGTGGGYQLGAGAELPPLLLDDDEAVAVAVGLRTAAGQGIEGIGESSVRALSKLEQVLPNRLRRRVGTLNAFTVPMLRGPQAVVDPALLTELAGLCRDAERLRFEYLDHEGAASRRTVEPHRLVCTERRWYLVAWDLDRGDWRTFRVDRITPRPPHGPRFTPRTPPAEDLAAYVSDGVSRRVYATHAVVRLLVPLEEAAAHISPSDGTLEPDGDDACILRTGAGSLDVMVIHVTLLGFEFEVLEPPELTEAITAARDRLSRALERRAPERHGAPRTPGGAGRTPGSRSGREHVVRPHHPHAAP
- a CDS encoding mannosyltransferase family protein, translated to MTDLETRVASPGVRRAAPALLGYAAVRALGLLVLAVWSAARDKSAYTLLTARWDSLWYTRVAELGYGYEVRLPNGDVHSNLAFFPLLPWLERLLQAVSPLSYADAGFVVSLLASLAAAWGIFAVADRLYGRRAGLCAVLLWAVLPVGIVQSMAYSESLFTALAAWSLYAVLTGRWLTAGTLALLAGLTRPVGLAVVAAVWAAGIAAFVRDRRLGTAPSAHHRSTTPTPGAHPAEHAPLLTRHPDHDGAPAWRRALGMLLAPLGAAGYVLWVGHHTGRGPLGYLDVQAGWRNGFDGGYAFARFVAEKFTSFPSALAGLGLVTGVALVIWLYIVCVRQRQPLPLLVYAGVVTALALCASSYFGSKPRLLLPAFPLLLPLALALSRLHTTTSALVVGAVAVGSAVYGAFWLNGSGPP
- a CDS encoding I78 family peptidase inhibitor, encoding MAPFSTSEPDDDPETYVGLAQADAEERARGHGWTTVRSLAPGTIITMEYRAGRLNFEVKDGTVTRAWKG